The following coding sequences are from one Ancylobacter sp. TS-1 window:
- the recN gene encoding DNA repair protein RecN: MLVALSIRDIVLIERLDLSFQPGLTVLTGETGAGKSILLDAFTLALGGRGDGSLVRHGTAQGQVTAEFDLAAGHPVRALLQEAGIDDEGALVLRRVQHADGRTRAFVNDQSVSAQMLRSLGRRLVEIHGQHDDRALVDPASHRTLLDAYGGLGSLAEEVAAGWRRWRADRVAAAEEKARLDEAAREADFMRHAVDELTALAAEPGEEDRLAARRTEMMRFEKIATDLAEAQEAVGGSNSPVPGLAAAVRRLERRAGEVESLVRPAVEAIDAALAALEQANFHLDAALREADFDPRELERIEERLFALRAAARKFACTADDLPAVAARFADALDALDHGAETLRGLEARAAEAEAAYRQLARDLSQKRHAAAAGLDAAVCAELAPLKLERARFITECQTDEVDGQADGYDRIEFWVQTNPGTRPGPMMKVASGGELARFLLALKVVLADKGSAPTLVFDEIDTGVGGAVADAIGARLARLAGRVQVVAVTHAPQVAARAGNHFRIAKEALTDLDRVATRVSPLASEHRREEIARMLSGAEITSEARAAADRLLKGAAAD; the protein is encoded by the coding sequence ATGCTGGTCGCCCTGTCGATCAGGGATATCGTGCTCATCGAGCGTCTCGACCTTTCCTTCCAGCCCGGCCTGACCGTGCTGACCGGCGAGACCGGTGCGGGAAAGTCGATCCTGCTCGACGCCTTCACCCTTGCGCTCGGCGGGCGCGGCGACGGATCGCTTGTGCGCCACGGCACCGCGCAGGGGCAGGTGACCGCCGAGTTCGACCTCGCCGCCGGCCATCCCGTCCGCGCCCTTCTGCAGGAGGCCGGCATCGACGACGAGGGCGCGCTGGTGCTGCGCCGCGTGCAGCACGCCGACGGGCGCACCCGGGCCTTCGTCAACGACCAGTCGGTCAGCGCGCAGATGCTGCGCAGCCTCGGCCGGCGGCTGGTCGAGATCCACGGCCAGCATGACGACCGCGCGCTGGTCGATCCGGCCTCGCACCGCACGCTGCTCGACGCCTATGGCGGTCTCGGCTCTCTCGCGGAGGAGGTTGCCGCCGGCTGGCGTCGCTGGCGCGCCGACCGCGTGGCGGCGGCCGAGGAAAAGGCGCGGCTCGACGAGGCGGCCCGCGAGGCCGATTTCATGCGCCATGCGGTGGACGAGCTGACCGCGCTTGCCGCCGAGCCGGGCGAGGAGGATCGGCTCGCCGCGCGGCGCACCGAGATGATGCGCTTCGAGAAGATCGCCACCGATCTCGCCGAGGCGCAGGAAGCGGTTGGCGGCAGCAATTCGCCGGTGCCGGGGCTGGCCGCTGCCGTGCGCCGGCTGGAGCGGCGTGCGGGCGAGGTCGAATCGCTGGTGCGTCCGGCGGTGGAGGCCATCGACGCAGCGCTCGCCGCGCTGGAGCAGGCGAATTTCCATCTCGACGCGGCGCTGCGTGAGGCCGATTTCGACCCGCGCGAGCTGGAGCGCATCGAGGAGCGGCTGTTCGCCCTGCGCGCCGCCGCACGCAAATTCGCCTGCACGGCGGACGACCTGCCGGCGGTGGCGGCCCGCTTCGCCGACGCGCTCGACGCGCTCGACCACGGGGCGGAAACGCTGCGGGGGCTGGAGGCGCGCGCCGCCGAGGCCGAGGCGGCGTATCGCCAGCTTGCCCGCGATCTCTCGCAGAAGCGCCATGCCGCCGCCGCCGGCCTCGACGCGGCGGTCTGCGCCGAACTGGCGCCACTGAAGCTGGAGCGGGCGCGATTCATCACCGAGTGTCAGACCGATGAGGTGGACGGTCAGGCCGATGGGTACGACCGGATCGAGTTCTGGGTGCAGACCAACCCCGGCACCCGCCCCGGCCCGATGATGAAGGTCGCCTCCGGCGGCGAACTCGCCCGCTTCCTTCTGGCGCTGAAGGTGGTGCTGGCCGACAAGGGCTCGGCACCGACGCTGGTGTTCGACGAGATCGACACCGGGGTCGGCGGTGCGGTGGCCGATGCCATCGGCGCACGGCTCGCCCGCCTCGCCGGGCGGGTGCAGGTGGTTGCCGTCACCCATGCGCCGCAGGTGGCGGCGCGGGCGGGCAACCATTTCCGCATCGCCAAGGAGGCGCTGACCGACCTCGACCGGGTGGCGACGCGGGTCAGCCCGCTCGCCTCCGAGCACCGCCGCGAGGAGATCGCCCGCATGCTGTCGGGCGCCGAGATCACCTCGGAAGCCCGCGCGGCGGCGGACCGCCTGCTGAAGGGCGCCGCGGCCGACTGA
- a CDS encoding outer membrane protein assembly factor BamD → MALVMVGASLGGCASWFDTNKEETVYPDVPAEQRYNEGLTLMAQEDYAGAIVRFEDVDRQHPYSEWARKSILMTAYAHYLQGQYEECIAAARRYQSLHPGSEDAAYAQYLVAQSYFDQIPDISRDQTRTQRAMDQLEEVVRKWPNTEYAVSAKKKLEVARDQLAGKEMMIGRYYLEQRNYAGAINRFKVVVTRYQTTRHVEEALYRLTEAYMALGVVNEAQTSAAVLGYNFPDSSWYKDAYKLVQSRGVNPQLNEQSWIAKAFKGFGLG, encoded by the coding sequence ATGGCGCTGGTGATGGTCGGGGCCTCGCTCGGCGGCTGCGCCAGCTGGTTCGACACCAACAAGGAAGAGACCGTCTATCCCGACGTTCCGGCCGAGCAGCGCTATAATGAGGGGCTGACCCTCATGGCGCAGGAAGACTATGCCGGCGCCATCGTTCGCTTCGAGGACGTCGATCGCCAGCACCCCTATTCGGAATGGGCGCGCAAGTCGATCCTGATGACGGCCTATGCGCACTATCTGCAGGGCCAGTACGAAGAGTGCATCGCCGCCGCCCGCCGTTACCAGTCCCTGCATCCGGGCTCGGAAGACGCGGCCTACGCGCAGTACCTCGTGGCCCAGTCCTATTTCGACCAGATCCCCGACATCAGCCGCGACCAGACCCGTACCCAGCGCGCCATGGACCAGCTGGAAGAGGTGGTGCGCAAATGGCCGAACACGGAATATGCGGTCAGCGCCAAGAAGAAGCTTGAGGTTGCCCGCGACCAGCTCGCCGGCAAGGAGATGATGATCGGGCGCTACTATCTCGAGCAGCGCAACTATGCCGGCGCTATCAACCGCTTCAAGGTCGTGGTCACGCGCTACCAGACCACGCGCCATGTCGAGGAGGCTCTGTATCGCCTCACCGAGGCCTATATGGCGCTCGGCGTGGTCAACGAGGCGCAGACCTCGGCCGCCGTGCTCGGCTACAATTTCCCCGACAGCAGCTGGTACAAGGACGCCTACAAGCTCGTGCAGTCGCGCGGCGTGAACCCGCAGCTCAACGAGCAGTCCTGGATCGCCAAGGCCTTCAAGGGCTTCGGTCTCGGCTAG
- the lpxC gene encoding UDP-3-O-acyl-N-acetylglucosamine deacetylase, translating into MNAVRQTTLGDCVTLSGVGVHSGKLARLSIAPAEADTGIVFYRSDSSQSVRACRSAVRGSDLATVLRDSSGPAVSTVEHLMACFAGLGVDNARVEIDGPEVPILDGSAGDFVAAVDAAGIVETAGPRRYLRVLKPVRIESETGFGELTPYDFGLRLEVEIDFDHAAIGHQRFAATLSPDVFRKELAAARTFGFVCDVERLWQAGYALGASLDNTICLGDEGVMNTTGLRFADEFVRHKALDAVGDLAIGGLPLLGRYRSYRGGHKLNFAVVDALLSDRSAYEIVEASIPARRSVSSNAGMVTVAVPAYAPEL; encoded by the coding sequence ATGAACGCTGTGCGGCAGACCACCCTTGGCGATTGCGTGACGCTTTCGGGCGTTGGCGTTCATTCCGGCAAGCTGGCGCGGTTGAGCATTGCTCCCGCAGAGGCCGATACCGGCATCGTCTTCTACCGCAGCGATTCGTCCCAGTCGGTGCGCGCCTGCCGCAGCGCCGTTCGCGGCAGTGACCTTGCCACCGTGCTGCGCGATTCGAGCGGCCCCGCCGTTTCCACCGTCGAGCATCTGATGGCCTGCTTCGCGGGCCTTGGCGTCGACAATGCCCGTGTCGAGATCGACGGGCCGGAAGTGCCGATCCTCGACGGCAGCGCCGGCGATTTCGTCGCCGCCGTGGACGCGGCGGGCATCGTCGAGACCGCCGGTCCGCGCCGCTATCTGCGCGTCCTCAAGCCGGTGCGCATCGAATCGGAAACCGGCTTCGGCGAACTCACCCCCTATGATTTCGGCCTGCGCCTCGAGGTCGAGATCGATTTCGACCACGCCGCCATCGGCCACCAGCGTTTCGCCGCCACCCTGTCGCCCGACGTCTTCCGCAAGGAACTCGCGGCGGCCCGCACCTTCGGCTTCGTCTGCGACGTCGAGCGGCTCTGGCAGGCCGGCTACGCGCTCGGCGCCTCGCTCGACAACACGATCTGCCTCGGCGACGAGGGCGTGATGAACACGACCGGCCTGCGCTTCGCCGACGAGTTCGTGCGCCACAAGGCTCTCGACGCGGTGGGCGATCTCGCCATTGGCGGCCTGCCCCTGCTGGGCCGCTACCGCTCCTATCGCGGTGGCCACAAGCTGAATTTCGCGGTCGTCGACGCTCTGCTGTCCGACCGTTCCGCCTACGAGATCGTCGAGGCAAGCATCCCCGCCCGCCGCAGCGTCAGCAGCAATGCCGGCATGGTGACGGTCGCCGTTCCGGCCTACGCTCCGGAACTGTGA
- the ftsZ gene encoding cell division protein FtsZ, translating to MTINLQVPDIRELRPRITVFGVGGAGGNAVNNMITAGLTGVDFVVANTDAQALTLSKAERIVQMGVAVTEGLGAGSQPEVGRAAAEEALDEIRDHLAGAHMVFITAGMGGGTGTGAAPVIARAARELGILTVGVVTKPFHFEGQRRMRIGEMGINELQKGVDTLIVIPNQNLFRVANERTTFADAFAMADQVLYSGVACITDLMVKEGLINLDFADVRAVMREMGKAMMGTGEASGDKRALHAAEAAIANPLLDEVSMRGARGLLISITGGKDLTLFEVDEAATRIREEVDPDANIILGATFDESLEGLIRVSVVATGIDPAVIPEQIPHSLSNLADVGGRRVSNAGRAAVEARRDAALRSVASALADDLYASPSEPTYASHAADEHVYGGEASYAPVPAASTAIDEVTIRPMAPKPALYADPEPAQAHEDDYGDHDIEPFIPPQAERPAPRMPRVDELPMPAQNQIRAARGEVPEHHQADKKRMTLLQRLANVGLGRHADEEEAEPPADMRPMVRRAPPAESRPLSDIRPEASEYAKRPALRVNEARPARPAEDDHLDIPAFLRRQG from the coding sequence ATGACGATCAACCTCCAGGTACCGGATATCCGCGAGCTGCGTCCCCGGATCACCGTCTTCGGCGTCGGCGGTGCGGGCGGCAACGCCGTCAACAACATGATCACCGCCGGGCTGACGGGGGTCGACTTCGTCGTCGCCAACACCGACGCGCAGGCGCTCACCCTCTCCAAGGCGGAGCGCATCGTGCAGATGGGCGTCGCCGTGACCGAGGGCCTTGGCGCCGGCTCGCAGCCGGAAGTCGGCCGCGCGGCGGCTGAAGAGGCGCTCGACGAGATCCGCGATCACCTGGCCGGCGCGCATATGGTGTTCATCACCGCCGGCATGGGCGGCGGCACCGGCACCGGCGCCGCCCCGGTCATCGCCCGCGCCGCCCGCGAGCTCGGCATCCTGACCGTCGGCGTCGTCACCAAGCCCTTCCACTTCGAAGGGCAGCGCCGCATGCGCATCGGCGAGATGGGCATCAACGAGCTGCAGAAGGGTGTCGACACGCTGATCGTCATCCCGAACCAGAACCTGTTCCGGGTGGCCAATGAGCGCACCACCTTCGCCGACGCCTTCGCGATGGCGGACCAGGTGCTCTATTCGGGTGTCGCCTGCATCACCGACCTGATGGTGAAGGAAGGCCTGATCAACCTCGACTTCGCCGACGTCCGCGCCGTGATGCGCGAGATGGGCAAGGCGATGATGGGCACCGGCGAGGCCTCCGGCGACAAGCGCGCGCTGCACGCCGCCGAGGCGGCGATCGCCAACCCGCTGCTCGACGAGGTGTCGATGCGCGGCGCCCGCGGCCTGCTGATTTCGATCACCGGCGGCAAGGACCTCACCCTGTTCGAGGTGGACGAGGCGGCGACCCGCATCCGCGAGGAGGTCGACCCGGACGCCAACATCATCCTCGGCGCCACCTTCGACGAATCGCTGGAAGGCCTGATCCGCGTGTCGGTGGTCGCCACCGGGATCGACCCGGCGGTGATTCCCGAGCAGATCCCGCACAGCCTGTCGAACCTCGCCGATGTCGGCGGGCGCCGCGTGTCCAATGCCGGCCGCGCCGCCGTCGAGGCCCGCCGCGACGCCGCCCTGCGCTCGGTCGCCTCGGCGCTGGCCGACGACCTTTACGCGTCGCCGTCCGAGCCGACCTATGCGAGCCATGCCGCCGACGAGCACGTCTATGGCGGCGAGGCGTCCTACGCCCCGGTTCCGGCCGCTTCGACGGCGATCGACGAGGTGACCATCCGCCCGATGGCGCCGAAGCCCGCCCTCTATGCCGACCCGGAGCCGGCGCAGGCGCATGAGGACGATTACGGCGACCACGACATCGAGCCGTTCATCCCGCCGCAGGCCGAGCGCCCGGCGCCGCGCATGCCGCGCGTCGACGAGCTGCCCATGCCGGCGCAGAACCAGATCCGCGCCGCGCGCGGCGAGGTGCCCGAGCATCACCAGGCCGACAAGAAGCGCATGACGCTGCTCCAGCGTCTCGCCAATGTCGGTCTCGGCCGCCATGCCGACGAGGAAGAAGCCGAGCCGCCGGCGGACATGCGCCCGATGGTGCGCCGTGCGCCGCCGGCCGAGAGCCGTCCGCTCTCGGACATCCGCCCCGAGGCTTCTGAATACGCCAAGCGCCCGGCGCTGCGCGTCAACGAGGCCCGTCCGGCGCGTCCGGCCGAGGACGATCATCTCGACATTCCCGCCTTCCTGCGCCGGCAGGGCTGA
- the ftsA gene encoding cell division protein FtsA, with protein MSTRAPFEVAPKMRPLAPRRTGVVGVLEVGTSKIVCMIARLKPRDATSSLRRRTHSVDVLGIGHTSAHGIKGGTVIDMERAEHAIRRAVDAAERMAGAQIASVVVALAGGRLSSEHFTAEVDLPEPAVAEGDIRRVLDAASTFAIGEGRTILHALPVGYALDGVGGIGEPRGMLGRRLGVDLHVVTAEASAVRNLLLCIERCHLGVEAMVAAPYAAALSTLADDEAELGVTLIDFGAGTTTVAVVENGHCVHVDGIAIGGQHVTNDVARGLSTRLADAERLKSLHGGVMAMGADEREMLTVPGISDDHHDMPRAIAKARLVRIVRPRVEEIVELVRDRLIASGHAAGAGRRVVLTGGAAQLTGLAELVGKILGPQVRIGRPLGISKLPEAARGAPFAVATGLLVYPQVAGLEHFEARRRRLSQAEGSGYFSRVGHWLREAF; from the coding sequence ATGAGCACGCGCGCACCGTTCGAGGTCGCCCCGAAAATGCGCCCGCTGGCGCCGCGCCGAACCGGCGTGGTCGGCGTGCTGGAGGTCGGCACCTCCAAGATCGTCTGCATGATCGCGCGGCTGAAGCCGCGCGACGCCACGTCCAGCCTGCGCCGGCGCACCCATTCGGTGGACGTGCTCGGCATCGGCCACACCAGCGCCCACGGCATCAAGGGCGGCACCGTCATCGACATGGAGCGTGCCGAGCACGCCATCCGCCGCGCGGTGGATGCCGCCGAGCGCATGGCCGGCGCGCAGATCGCCTCCGTGGTGGTGGCGCTGGCCGGCGGCCGCCTCTCCTCCGAGCATTTCACCGCCGAGGTCGACCTGCCGGAGCCGGCGGTCGCCGAGGGCGACATCCGCCGCGTGCTCGACGCCGCCTCGACCTTCGCCATCGGCGAGGGCCGCACCATCCTGCACGCTTTGCCGGTGGGCTATGCGCTCGACGGGGTCGGCGGCATCGGCGAGCCGCGCGGCATGCTCGGGCGCCGGCTCGGCGTCGACCTGCACGTCGTTACCGCCGAGGCGTCGGCGGTGCGCAACCTGCTGCTGTGCATCGAGCGCTGCCATCTCGGCGTCGAGGCGATGGTCGCGGCTCCCTATGCCGCCGCGCTGTCCACCCTTGCCGACGACGAGGCGGAACTCGGCGTGACGCTGATCGATTTCGGCGCCGGCACCACCACGGTCGCGGTGGTCGAGAACGGCCATTGCGTGCATGTCGACGGCATCGCCATCGGCGGCCAGCACGTCACCAACGACGTGGCGCGCGGCCTCTCGACCCGCCTCGCCGACGCCGAGCGGCTCAAGAGCCTGCATGGCGGGGTGATGGCGATGGGCGCCGACGAGCGCGAGATGCTGACCGTCCCCGGCATCTCCGACGACCATCACGACATGCCCCGGGCGATCGCCAAGGCGCGGCTGGTGCGCATCGTGCGCCCGCGCGTCGAGGAGATCGTGGAACTGGTTCGCGACCGGCTGATCGCCTCCGGCCATGCCGCCGGCGCGGGTCGCCGGGTGGTGCTCACCGGCGGCGCGGCCCAGCTCACCGGCCTTGCCGAGCTGGTCGGCAAGATCCTCGGCCCGCAGGTGCGCATCGGGCGCCCGCTGGGCATTTCCAAGCTGCCGGAGGCGGCGCGCGGCGCGCCCTTCGCCGTCGCCACCGGGCTTCTCGTCTATCCGCAGGTCGCCGGTCTTGAGCATTTCGAGGCGCGCCGGCGCCGGCTCTCGCAGGCCGAGGGCAGCGGCTACTTCTCGCGCGTCGGACATTGGCTGAGGGAGGCCTTCTGA
- a CDS encoding cell division protein FtsQ/DivIB, with protein MIGGRRFLVGLSASRALSCGAGTWLTLALFAATGVYGLDRGGHMPATVEAIRDMGDAAANIAGFRIANVNLAGQNHVTPGDILATAGVKPTSSLLFLDAEGARMRLEELAWIKRATVQKLYPDRLDIQIVEREGFALWQKDGKINVIARDGTVIAPYSDDPRYIRLPVVVGDGAETNVGEIVEALSLVPGVRDKVRAAIRVADRRWTLKMRNGIDVRLPETGIPDALQQLALLDEQKSLLSRDITIVDLRLPDRVSVRLSDTAYEARQAEQKAQAKAKKGSST; from the coding sequence GTGATCGGCGGGCGCCGCTTCCTCGTCGGGCTTTCCGCCTCGCGCGCCCTGAGCTGCGGCGCCGGCACCTGGCTCACCCTCGCCCTCTTCGCCGCCACCGGCGTCTACGGCCTCGATCGCGGCGGCCACATGCCGGCGACCGTCGAGGCGATCCGCGACATGGGCGATGCCGCCGCCAACATCGCCGGCTTCCGGATCGCCAACGTCAATCTCGCCGGCCAGAATCACGTCACCCCCGGCGACATCCTCGCCACGGCGGGCGTCAAGCCGACCTCCTCGCTGCTGTTCCTCGATGCCGAGGGCGCCCGCATGCGCCTCGAGGAACTGGCCTGGATCAAGCGCGCCACGGTGCAGAAGCTCTATCCCGACCGGCTCGACATCCAGATCGTCGAGCGCGAGGGCTTCGCGCTCTGGCAGAAGGACGGCAAGATCAACGTCATCGCCCGCGACGGCACGGTGATCGCGCCCTATTCCGACGATCCGCGCTACATCCGCCTGCCGGTGGTGGTCGGCGACGGCGCCGAGACGAATGTGGGCGAGATCGTCGAGGCCCTGAGCCTCGTGCCCGGCGTGCGCGACAAGGTGCGCGCCGCGATTCGCGTCGCCGACCGGCGCTGGACGCTGAAGATGCGCAACGGCATCGACGTGCGCCTGCCGGAAACCGGCATCCCCGACGCGCTGCAGCAGCTGGCCTTGCTCGACGAGCAGAAATCGCTGCTCTCGCGCGACATCACCATCGTCGACCTGCGGCTGCCCGACCGCGTGTCGGTCCGTCTCTCCGACACCGCCTACGAGGCGCGCCAGGCCGAGCAGAAGGCTCAGGCCAAGGCGAAGAAGGGGAGCAGCACATGA
- a CDS encoding D-alanine--D-alanine ligase, translating to MTKHVAVLMGGWSAERQVSLWSGEACAKAAESVGYRVTRVDVGRDVAQVLAALKPDVALNILHGRPGEDGTIQGILEILRIPYSHSGVLASALAMDKPQAKIIMAANGIPVPEGRVVTRAEAARAHVLPRPYVLKPVSEGSSVGVFIVREDQEHPPQELHRPDWTHGDLLLAERYIPGLELTCAVMGDQALDVIEIQSDLRFYDYEAKYAPGGSRHILPAQILPNVYQKVRMLAVRAHRALGCRGISRSDFRYDDRTGDESGLVCLEVNTQPGMTETSLVPELAAHAGHSFGELVRWMVEDASLDR from the coding sequence ATGACGAAGCATGTCGCCGTCCTGATGGGCGGCTGGTCGGCGGAACGCCAGGTTTCGCTGTGGTCGGGCGAGGCCTGCGCCAAGGCGGCGGAGAGCGTGGGCTACCGCGTGACTCGCGTCGATGTGGGGCGCGACGTGGCCCAGGTCCTTGCCGCGCTGAAGCCGGACGTGGCGCTGAACATACTGCACGGGCGCCCCGGCGAGGACGGCACCATCCAGGGCATCCTCGAGATACTGCGCATCCCCTACAGCCACTCCGGCGTGCTCGCCTCTGCGCTGGCGATGGACAAGCCGCAGGCCAAGATCATCATGGCGGCTAACGGCATCCCGGTGCCGGAGGGGCGGGTGGTGACGCGGGCCGAGGCGGCGCGCGCGCATGTGCTGCCGCGCCCCTATGTGCTCAAGCCGGTCTCGGAGGGCTCCTCGGTCGGCGTGTTCATCGTGCGCGAGGACCAGGAGCACCCGCCTCAGGAGCTGCACCGGCCCGATTGGACGCATGGTGATTTGCTTCTTGCCGAGCGTTACATCCCCGGACTGGAGCTTACCTGCGCCGTCATGGGCGATCAGGCGCTTGATGTGATCGAGATCCAGTCCGATCTAAGGTTCTACGATTACGAGGCAAAATACGCTCCCGGCGGTTCCCGCCATATTCTCCCGGCGCAAATTTTACCGAATGTTTACCAAAAGGTGCGGATGTTAGCGGTCAGGGCGCATCGCGCGCTCGGCTGTCGGGGCATCAGTAGGTCGGACTTCCGATATGACGATCGGACCGGGGACGAATCCGGTCTGGTCTGTCTGGAGGTCAATACTCAGCCCGGAATGACCGAGACGTCGCTTGTGCCCGAACTGGCTGCCCATGCGGGCCATTCGTTCGGTGAGCTTGTACGATGGATGGTGGAGGACGCTTCGCTCGATCGCTGA
- the murB gene encoding UDP-N-acetylmuramate dehydrogenase → MTFLDIAPALAARMPELRGRMLANQPLAELTWFRIGGPAQVLFTPADEDDLAYFLKNLPTEIPVMVVGLGSNLIVRDGGVPGVVIRLGRGFNEIAVEEGHRLRAGTAVPDVRLAKAAADAGIDGLAFFRGIPGGLGGALRMNAGAHGGETRDVLVEARGVDRAGNVRTFSNADFGFSYRHSNAPAEVIFTSALFQGRPGDSAAILAEMERITQAREASQPIREKTGGSTFKNPPGHKAWQLIDAAGCRGLTHGPAQVSTMHCNFLINTGGATAADIEGLGEDVRRRVKAHSGIELDWEIKRIGVPG, encoded by the coding sequence ATGACCTTCCTCGACATCGCCCCCGCGCTTGCCGCCCGCATGCCGGAGCTGCGCGGGCGGATGCTGGCCAACCAGCCGCTCGCCGAGCTGACCTGGTTCCGCATCGGCGGTCCGGCGCAGGTGCTGTTCACCCCGGCCGACGAGGACGACCTCGCCTATTTCCTGAAGAACCTGCCGACCGAGATCCCGGTAATGGTGGTCGGGCTGGGCTCGAACCTCATCGTGCGCGATGGCGGCGTGCCGGGCGTCGTGATCCGGCTGGGGCGCGGCTTCAACGAGATCGCCGTCGAGGAGGGCCACCGGCTGCGCGCCGGCACGGCGGTGCCGGATGTGCGGCTCGCCAAGGCCGCCGCCGATGCCGGAATCGACGGTCTCGCCTTCTTCCGGGGCATTCCCGGTGGCCTCGGCGGCGCCCTGCGCATGAATGCCGGGGCGCATGGCGGGGAGACCCGCGACGTGCTGGTGGAGGCGCGCGGCGTCGACCGCGCCGGCAATGTCCGCACCTTCTCCAATGCCGATTTCGGCTTCAGCTACCGCCATTCGAACGCCCCGGCCGAGGTGATCTTCACCAGCGCGCTGTTTCAGGGCCGGCCCGGCGACAGCGCCGCGATTCTGGCCGAGATGGAGCGAATCACCCAGGCCCGCGAGGCCTCGCAGCCGATTCGCGAGAAGACCGGCGGCTCCACCTTCAAGAATCCGCCCGGCCACAAGGCCTGGCAGCTCATCGACGCGGCCGGATGCCGCGGGCTGACCCACGGCCCGGCGCAGGTCTCGACGATGCACTGCAATTTCCTGATCAATACCGGCGGCGCCACTGCCGCCGACATCGAAGGGCTGGGCGAGGACGTGCGCCGCCGCGTGAAGGCCCATTCCGGCATCGAGCTGGACTGGGAGATCAAGCGCATCGGCGTTCCGGGCTGA
- a CDS encoding DUF86 domain-containing protein, translating into MAERAIFRLQDIKTSIDNIRELLAGKSFDTMYGDAATRAAFERFLEIMSEASRHVPAEWKDEMAPHIPWKQIAGLGNHIRHAYHKLDAEALWSIYENDLDILEAAVSTMLTRYGTDI; encoded by the coding sequence ATGGCCGAGCGCGCGATCTTCCGGCTTCAGGACATCAAGACGTCCATAGACAACATCCGTGAACTGCTTGCGGGGAAGTCGTTCGACACGATGTATGGCGACGCGGCGACCCGTGCGGCGTTCGAACGGTTTCTGGAAATTATGAGCGAAGCGTCCCGCCATGTTCCCGCCGAGTGGAAGGATGAGATGGCGCCGCACATTCCGTGGAAGCAGATAGCCGGCCTCGGCAACCACATCAGGCATGCGTATCACAAGCTGGATGCCGAAGCGCTCTGGAGCATTTACGAGAACGATCTCGACATTCTGGAGGCTGCCGTGTCGACCATGTTGACCCGGTATGGGACCGACATCTGA
- a CDS encoding nucleotidyltransferase family protein codes for MDMSREHLIRSLLALEPRLRAEGVTRLALFGSRARGDNRADSDIDLAIDVNPGRKFSLIDLVGVAQEVESETGLPANIFMRRSLDDGFRRTLERDAVEIF; via the coding sequence ATGGATATGTCGCGCGAACATCTCATCCGTTCGCTTCTCGCTCTTGAGCCGCGACTGAGGGCCGAGGGCGTGACGCGGCTTGCGCTGTTCGGCTCGCGGGCGCGGGGAGACAATCGCGCGGACAGCGATATCGACCTCGCCATCGATGTGAATCCGGGCAGGAAATTCTCCCTGATCGATCTTGTCGGCGTCGCGCAGGAGGTCGAGTCCGAGACCGGGCTCCCGGCGAATATCTTCATGCGACGCAGCCTCGATGACGGATTCAGGCGCACGCTCGAACGCGATGCGGTCGAGATTTTCTGA